DNA sequence from the Candidatus Planktophila sulfonica genome:
ACGCCAGGCTTTGGTGCGCCCGAGGCTCAAGAGATCGTTGACAAGGTCATAGCGCTTAGCGACGCCATCGAACATTGCGGCGACTTCGTCGGGATTCTTATCCATATTGGCGCGTGACATGCGCATATTGTCGCTGAGAGTAGGCTCTGCGCACAACTTGTAATGAAAGAGGGATATTGCCGATGTCAATGCACTCTGGCTCACTCCGCGCAACCGTTTTCCCACGCAGCACTGCCCTGACAGAGGCGCTCTTTGTCGTTGGTGGAATCGGCTTCATCTCATTGCTCGCACAGATTGCAATTCCAGTTCCAGGTTCACCGGTTCCTGTCACAGGTCAGACTCTTGCTGTTCTTCTTATCGGAACAACATATGGCGCTCGTCTTGGATTCATAACCTTTGCAACATATATCTTGGCTGGTGTTGCTGGAGCTCCAATCTTCGCTCCATCTGCAACAGCTGCTAACCACGGACTCGATCGCCTAGTTGGTGCAACAGGTGGATACCTCGTTGGAATGCTTATTGCATCTCTTCTCCTTGGTTACCTTGCAGATCGCAAAGCTGATCAAAAGTTCCGCACATCATTTCCTGCACTTTTACTTGGCGACTTAGTCATCTTTACTTTTGGTCTTGCATGGCTTCATGCCTCACTTGATCTGACATGGGCTGCAACATTTAAGGCGGGACTTACTCCGTTTATTCTCGGTGAGGCTCTCAAGATTGCAATCACTGCAACTTCACTTCCGCTTGTATGGCGAAAAATTTCACGTAGCCTCAACCGCTAAATGGCTTCACTTATCCCCGTCACCACAACTCGTATTGGTGAACATCTTCCGCTGCTAGATCTTCTGCCTGCTCATGCGCCTTTATCGTGGGTGCGTAATGGTGAAGGTCTTGTTGGTTGGGGCGTTCATGCGACAACAAAGGTAAGCGGTCGTAATCGTTTTGAAGATGCGCGCGATTGGTGGCATCACCAGCTAGAAACTTTCGCGGTAGCTAATTCAGTGCATGGAAGCGGCACTGGACCAGTTCTCTTTACTTCGTTCTCATTTGATCGCAACGAAGAATCCGTTCTTGTTATTCCTAAAGTCGTCGTCGGTCAAAAGGGTTCTCAATCTTGGATCACGTGGATTGGCGATTCACCGCAGCCAGTTCTTCCTGAGTCCCCCGCTGAATTTTCACAAGGCACATTTATATTTAGCGATGGAAGCATCAGTACTGATGCATGGAAAGAGCGCGTTGCTGAAGCAATTAAGCGCATTGATTCTTCTCAGGTCGACAAGGTTGTTCTTGCTCGTGATCTCGTTGCCACATCAACACAAGAGATTGAGGCCATTCCAGTTCTCAAGAAACTAGCTACCGAATATCCATCGACATGGACATTTGCTGTCGATGGTCTTGTGGGCGCAACTCCTGAACTTTTGCTTCGACTGTCTCGCGGAATGGTTACATCGCGCGTACTGGCTGGAACAATTCCAAAGACAGGCGATGACGAGAAAGATTTAGCCCTTGCTGCATCCCTTGCACGTTCATCAAAAGATCTTGAAGAACATGAATACGCAGTGCGCTCGGTAGCTGAAGCGCTTGAGCCATTCTGTTCTTCAACTAACGTTCCTGAATCTCCATTTGTTCTCCACTTAGCCAACGTCATGCACCTTGCAACAGATGTGACCGGCGCACTTATTGAAACGAAGCAACGCGTCGATGCATTCTCACTTCTAAAGAGTTTGCACCCATCAGCCGCAGTCTGTGGAACTCCGCGCAATATTGCCTTCGACATCATTGATGAAATCGAAGGCATGAACCGCGGGCGTTATGCCGGTCCTGTTGGCTGGATCGATGCCAGCGGCGATGGCGAACTTGGAATAGCACTGCGCACGGGGCAGATCACTGGCAAAGAGATTCGCATTTACGCGGGTTGTGGAATTGTTGCTGGCTCTAACCCTGAAAAGGAACTGGAAGAGAGCGCTGCAAAGATGATTCCTATGCGCTCGGCGCTACACGCCTAAGAATTACATCGAAGTGACGCTGTTATAAATTCCTTTGAGGAAATCTGCATTCGCTTCGCGGTTTGGCACATTGACGACTACAACGCTGACACCTTGAACCGGAAGTGAAAGTTCTGTGATGAGCTCTTTCTGGCTTCCAATGGTCTTTGCAGGGATGCCCATAGATTGAGCAATAGCTGCTGGATCAAGCCCGTGCGGTGTTCCGAAAACTTCTTCAAAGCCGTTTACTCCGCGCTGTGAAAGCGTTGAGAAGATTCCACCGCCATCGTTATTGATGACCAGAATCTTTAGATTGATCTTCTCTTTATGAATGAGTCCGGTGAGGTCATGCAAGAAGCCAAGATCGCCAAGTACAGCAATGGTTTCCTTACGCTGAGAAGCAATTCCGAGAGCGGTTGAGATATTTCCATCGATGCCCGCTAATCCACGGTTGGCAAAGGTTTCAACGCCTGTGCGCGCGACAGCAAATCCTTCAAGGTCACGGATTGGACGAGAAGAAGAGATAAAGAGCGATGTTCCTGTTGGAACTCCTCCTGCAATTTCGCGAGCAATGAGTTGTTCTGACCATGTTGAAATATCGCTTACGAGCTTTGATGCGCGAAGTGAGTACTTCTTCCACTTATCGGCATATTCGGCATCGGCTGGTTGTACTTCAACAACGGGTAGCTGAGTGAATTTCTGATCTGCCATGCGATCGGTATCAACCGTCGCCATACGTGGATCGATAACAATTTGCTTACGGGCCATCTTGATAAATGCATTGATGGAACGAGAAAGTGTTGTGCGACCGATAACCACAACGGTATCTGGCGCTAAATCATCTGCGATGGTCTTTGAAGTAAGAAAGACGCTCGCATGTGAGGCTGCGCTCTCAAATGTGAGTGGGTCTTCAGCGATAACTGGCCATCCAAGTTTTTCTGCAAATTCTTTCACCGCATCAACACTGAGCCCGCCTCGGTCGTGACCAATCGCAAGAACTCCGCGGGTTGATTTTGTGTAGAAAGTTCCGGGAGATTTACGATCAAATAATTTAGGAGTAGCAATAGTTAAATCATTGAGCCAGTTATCGCTCTTATCGCCAATGAGTGGCTCTTCAAATTGAATATTGAGATGGACGGGTCCACTTTGCAATGAGTTAAATGGAAGCTCCATCGGATAAACGCTGCCTGAAATATCTGCGAAGTAGCGCACTGCTTTTCCGAAGATACGAGCTTGTTCTGTTGTTTGGTTTGCACCTGTCTTGCGCATAGACGCTGGGCGATCGGCAGTGAGAACTAGAAGCGGAGCATTTGTATGTGAAGCTTCAAGAACTGCTGGATGGTAATTCGCTGCCGCGGTTCCGCTGGTGCAGACGATTGGCACGGGACGTCCCGATGCTTTAGCGATACCGAGTGCGAAGAATGCCGCTGTTCGTTCGTCGATGCGAACGTGAAGATTGATAAGTCCCTTAACGCTTGCTTGATGAAAGGCGATGGAAAGAGGTGCATTACGTGAGCCTGGTGAAATAACTACATCGGTCACACCAGCTTCAACAATCTGGCGGACAATAACGCGAGCGAGCAGAGTGGATGGATTAATCACAAGAGCTCCGCAGTCTTCATAACGCGATTCTTCCACCATTCGTAACGATCCGGCGCCACTTCATATCCACTGAATTCAGGCTCAACATCTGTGATTTCAATTTCGCCATCAACGATAGGCAAGGTTGCAATGTCGGCAGCGAGAAGTGAGCCGGTTCCTAAACCACAATCAAAGTTCATCTCTGAGAAAGATGCGGCAAGTTGTAATCCGTAGTTGATTCCGACGGCGCTTTCGAGAGCACTTGAAACAACTACTGGAAGTTTGTGGTGTTCGG
Encoded proteins:
- a CDS encoding biotin transporter BioY, which gives rise to MSMHSGSLRATVFPRSTALTEALFVVGGIGFISLLAQIAIPVPGSPVPVTGQTLAVLLIGTTYGARLGFITFATYILAGVAGAPIFAPSATAANHGLDRLVGATGGYLVGMLIASLLLGYLADRKADQKFRTSFPALLLGDLVIFTFGLAWLHASLDLTWAATFKAGLTPFILGEALKIAITATSLPLVWRKISRSLNR
- a CDS encoding isochorismate synthase, producing the protein MASLIPVTTTRIGEHLPLLDLLPAHAPLSWVRNGEGLVGWGVHATTKVSGRNRFEDARDWWHHQLETFAVANSVHGSGTGPVLFTSFSFDRNEESVLVIPKVVVGQKGSQSWITWIGDSPQPVLPESPAEFSQGTFIFSDGSISTDAWKERVAEAIKRIDSSQVDKVVLARDLVATSTQEIEAIPVLKKLATEYPSTWTFAVDGLVGATPELLLRLSRGMVTSRVLAGTIPKTGDDEKDLALAASLARSSKDLEEHEYAVRSVAEALEPFCSSTNVPESPFVLHLANVMHLATDVTGALIETKQRVDAFSLLKSLHPSAAVCGTPRNIAFDIIDEIEGMNRGRYAGPVGWIDASGDGELGIALRTGQITGKEIRIYAGCGIVAGSNPEKELEESAAKMIPMRSALHA
- the menD gene encoding 2-succinyl-5-enolpyruvyl-6-hydroxy-3-cyclohexene-1-carboxylic-acid synthase, producing MINPSTLLARVIVRQIVEAGVTDVVISPGSRNAPLSIAFHQASVKGLINLHVRIDERTAAFFALGIAKASGRPVPIVCTSGTAAANYHPAVLEASHTNAPLLVLTADRPASMRKTGANQTTEQARIFGKAVRYFADISGSVYPMELPFNSLQSGPVHLNIQFEEPLIGDKSDNWLNDLTIATPKLFDRKSPGTFYTKSTRGVLAIGHDRGGLSVDAVKEFAEKLGWPVIAEDPLTFESAASHASVFLTSKTIADDLAPDTVVVIGRTTLSRSINAFIKMARKQIVIDPRMATVDTDRMADQKFTQLPVVEVQPADAEYADKWKKYSLRASKLVSDISTWSEQLIAREIAGGVPTGTSLFISSSRPIRDLEGFAVARTGVETFANRGLAGIDGNISTALGIASQRKETIAVLGDLGFLHDLTGLIHKEKINLKILVINNDGGGIFSTLSQRGVNGFEEVFGTPHGLDPAAIAQSMGIPAKTIGSQKELITELSLPVQGVSVVVVNVPNREANADFLKGIYNSVTSM